In Sideroxyarcus emersonii, one DNA window encodes the following:
- a CDS encoding PAS domain S-box protein gives MSKHLTPAGIALLYGILAALWIFLSDKLLALFLPEHALALWINLFTGLFFVAATALLLFLLMRKLLRQATDKDKQLKLFYDLPFIGMAISSADSKAWLYANDRLCDMLGYTRAELQQTTWADITHPDDLDSNIAQFERMKAGELDGYTLEKRFIRKDGSTIAANINVKCTRGADGKANYIVALVDDITQRKRAELALRKSEATYRSLFDNMLNGVAHYRMIFRDGIPVDYEFIAVNPAFAQTTGLRDVIGKKVSEVIPGYAAANPDSLQVFGKVAQTGEPTRWEHYLAALDKWFSFSIYSPAPGEFVVVSDDISEHKRAEAALRESEERFRNIFSNAVDGILLADATTKKFVMSNPAIQRMLGYSAEELLQLGVDDIHPERDLPEVLTRFDQQVNGKITLAPNLPVTRKDGSILYADINAAPVMIGGKSYLMGFFRDITDRKQTEDALHQAATVFEHSHNGIIITDLDGNILAANQSFLKHTGYSEAELLGKNPRILHSGRQGRDFYLKMWGNIREAGFWQGEVWNRRKDGQIYPTWLAISAVLDNQGKTTHYVGISSDLSQLKQSEAEREHLAHFDPLTDLPNRLLLQSHLTHALAHAQRHRTQLGVLYLDLDRFKNINDSMGYLIGDELLVKLTERLTMHMRSEDMLARLGGDEFLLVLEHINSPEDAAIVARMLLEQLSQPFVLPSGQEIFIGASIGISIFPNDGDNAEQMIQHADAAMHQAKKQGRSTYRFYTDALTRAAGEHLELEIRLRHAIGANQLRVYYQPQVDIANGHIVGAEALVRWQDPERGLIQPVNFIQLAEETGLIGAIGEWVLRETCRQGAQWIAAGLPFLTLAVNLSPHQFMRGNIVELVSKVLTETGFPADRLELELTESALMAQEEDAVKMLHLLRAQDIRLAIDDFGTGYSSLAYLKRFPLDILKIDKSFVDDIPFHQDDMEIAATIIAMGHTLGFKVLAEGVETAEQLGFLQAKGCDLYQGYLTSPPLPAAEFEKLLRKK, from the coding sequence ATGAGCAAACACCTGACTCCTGCTGGCATCGCCCTGCTCTACGGGATACTTGCCGCCCTGTGGATATTCCTCTCCGACAAACTGCTGGCGCTGTTCCTGCCAGAGCACGCACTGGCGCTATGGATCAACCTGTTCACTGGCCTGTTCTTCGTCGCCGCCACCGCGCTGCTGCTGTTCCTGCTGATGCGCAAACTGCTCCGGCAAGCAACGGACAAGGACAAGCAGCTCAAACTGTTCTACGACCTGCCCTTCATCGGAATGGCCATCAGTTCGGCGGACAGCAAGGCGTGGCTGTATGCGAACGACCGCCTGTGCGACATGCTCGGCTACACCCGTGCCGAATTGCAGCAGACCACTTGGGCCGACATCACCCACCCTGATGATCTGGACAGCAACATTGCGCAATTCGAGCGCATGAAGGCGGGCGAGCTCGACGGCTATACCCTGGAAAAGCGATTCATCCGCAAGGACGGCAGCACCATCGCTGCGAACATCAACGTCAAATGCACGCGCGGAGCCGACGGCAAGGCCAACTATATCGTCGCGCTGGTCGACGACATCACCCAGCGCAAGCGCGCAGAACTGGCACTACGCAAGAGCGAGGCAACCTACCGCTCGCTGTTCGACAACATGCTGAACGGTGTCGCCCACTACCGCATGATCTTCCGCGACGGCATCCCGGTGGACTACGAGTTCATCGCCGTCAACCCGGCCTTTGCGCAGACCACTGGCCTGAGGGATGTGATAGGCAAGAAGGTCAGCGAAGTGATCCCCGGCTATGCCGCAGCCAACCCGGACTCGTTGCAGGTGTTCGGCAAGGTCGCCCAGACCGGCGAGCCGACACGCTGGGAACACTATCTGGCCGCATTGGACAAATGGTTCTCCTTTTCCATCTACAGCCCGGCACCCGGAGAGTTCGTCGTCGTCAGCGACGATATCAGCGAGCACAAACGCGCCGAGGCGGCGCTGCGCGAAAGCGAGGAACGCTTCCGCAACATCTTCAGCAATGCTGTCGATGGCATACTGCTTGCGGATGCGACGACCAAAAAATTCGTCATGAGCAACCCGGCGATCCAGCGCATGCTGGGTTACAGTGCCGAGGAACTGCTCCAGCTCGGCGTGGACGACATCCACCCAGAGCGCGACCTGCCCGAGGTGTTGACCAGGTTCGACCAGCAAGTGAACGGTAAAATCACGCTCGCTCCAAACCTGCCTGTAACCCGCAAGGACGGCTCTATCCTGTATGCGGACATCAATGCCGCACCGGTCATGATAGGCGGCAAATCCTACCTGATGGGGTTCTTCCGCGACATTACTGATCGAAAACAGACCGAGGATGCGTTGCACCAGGCCGCCACCGTGTTCGAGCACAGTCACAACGGCATCATCATCACCGACCTGGATGGAAACATCTTGGCCGCCAACCAGTCTTTCTTAAAGCACACGGGATACAGCGAAGCGGAACTGCTGGGCAAGAATCCGCGCATCCTGCATTCGGGCCGCCAGGGCAGGGATTTCTACCTGAAGATGTGGGGCAATATCCGCGAGGCTGGATTCTGGCAGGGCGAAGTATGGAACCGGCGCAAGGACGGTCAAATCTATCCCACTTGGCTGGCCATCAGTGCAGTACTCGACAATCAGGGCAAAACCACGCATTACGTCGGCATCTCGTCCGACCTCAGCCAGCTCAAGCAGTCCGAGGCGGAACGCGAACACCTGGCGCATTTCGATCCGCTCACCGACTTGCCCAATCGGCTGCTGCTGCAGTCGCATCTGACCCACGCGCTGGCGCATGCGCAGCGGCACCGCACACAGCTCGGCGTGCTGTATCTCGATCTGGACCGCTTCAAGAACATCAACGACAGCATGGGCTACCTGATCGGCGACGAGCTGCTGGTCAAACTGACCGAACGCCTGACCATGCACATGCGCAGCGAGGACATGCTGGCCCGGCTGGGCGGCGACGAGTTCCTGCTGGTGCTGGAGCACATCAACAGTCCGGAAGACGCAGCCATCGTGGCCAGGATGTTGCTTGAACAGTTGTCGCAACCCTTCGTGCTGCCCAGCGGACAGGAAATCTTCATCGGCGCCAGCATCGGCATCAGCATCTTCCCCAACGACGGAGACAATGCCGAGCAAATGATCCAGCATGCCGACGCCGCCATGCACCAGGCCAAAAAGCAGGGCCGCAGCACCTACCGCTTCTATACCGATGCACTCACCCGCGCCGCCGGCGAACACCTGGAACTGGAGATCCGGCTGCGTCATGCGATCGGGGCAAACCAGTTGCGCGTGTATTACCAGCCGCAGGTCGATATCGCGAACGGCCACATCGTCGGCGCCGAAGCGCTGGTGCGCTGGCAAGATCCCGAACGCGGCCTGATCCAGCCGGTAAATTTCATCCAGCTGGCGGAAGAGACCGGCCTGATCGGCGCCATCGGCGAATGGGTGCTGCGCGAGACCTGCCGGCAGGGGGCGCAATGGATCGCCGCAGGTCTGCCGTTCCTGACGCTGGCAGTGAATCTCTCGCCGCACCAGTTCATGCGCGGCAATATCGTGGAACTGGTGTCCAAGGTGCTGACCGAGACCGGCTTCCCGGCCGACCGCCTGGAACTGGAACTGACCGAGAGCGCGCTGATGGCGCAGGAAGAAGATGCCGTCAAGATGCTGCACCTGCTGCGCGCGCAGGACATCCGCCTGGCGATCGACGATTTCGGCACCGGCTATTCCTCGCTCGCCTACCTCAAGCGCTTCCCGCTCGACATCCTGAAGATCGACAAGAGTTTCGTCGACGACATTCCCTTCCATCAGGACGACATGGAGATCGCCGCCACCATCATCGCGATGGGCCATACGCTGGGCTTCAAGGTATTGGCCGAGGGCGTCGAAACCGCGGAACAGTTGGGCTTCCTGCAGGCAAAGGGCTGCGACCTGTACCAGGGCTATCTCACCAGCCCGCCACTGCCTGCGGCCGAGTTCGAAAAACTGCTCAGGAAGAAATGA
- a CDS encoding endonuclease/exonuclease/phosphatase family protein — MSTFKVMQFNMQFGQIWDDSGTVQAPIDLDLTIAEIRSFDADIIILQEVEHALPGGVQLDPPPNYTRLKAALEGYHSYFSYPKADPRELPFGIGLAIFSRTPLRDMFRMELPSPPIEFEFEGEKKTPTDRLLIGAKTTLYGREVQLFNTHLLAYFMLNSSSERHLQQRQLVVEQLRRTHGPTLIAGDFNVSNRDSLIHQFADAGYRSVQTTEVTWRHRPFVLDHIFHSRHLRPVRYTVKPTSASDHHILLAEFEFQK, encoded by the coding sequence ATGAGCACATTCAAAGTCATGCAGTTCAACATGCAGTTCGGGCAGATATGGGACGACTCCGGGACTGTGCAGGCACCGATCGATCTGGATCTGACCATCGCGGAAATCCGCAGCTTTGACGCCGACATCATCATCCTGCAGGAAGTGGAACATGCGCTGCCCGGCGGCGTACAGCTCGATCCGCCCCCCAACTACACCCGTCTGAAGGCCGCGCTCGAAGGCTATCACAGCTATTTCTCGTACCCGAAGGCCGATCCGCGCGAACTGCCTTTCGGTATCGGCCTGGCGATCTTTTCCAGAACGCCGTTGCGCGACATGTTCCGCATGGAACTGCCGTCGCCGCCGATCGAGTTCGAATTCGAGGGCGAGAAGAAAACACCGACCGACCGCCTGCTCATCGGCGCCAAGACCACGCTGTACGGCCGCGAAGTGCAATTGTTCAACACCCATCTGCTGGCCTACTTCATGCTCAACTCGTCCAGCGAGCGGCACCTCCAGCAACGCCAGCTCGTCGTCGAACAACTGCGCCGTACGCACGGACCGACGCTGATCGCCGGCGACTTCAATGTCAGCAACCGCGATTCGCTGATCCACCAGTTCGCCGATGCCGGCTATCGCTCCGTGCAGACCACCGAGGTCACCTGGCGCCACCGTCCGTTCGTGCTCGACCACATCTTCCACAGCCGGCATCTGCGCCCGGTACGCTACACGGTGAAGCCGACCAGCGCGTCGGACCACCACATATTGCTCGCAGAGTTCGAGTTCCAGAAGTAA
- a CDS encoding leucyl aminopeptidase family protein produces the protein MTLAALTFTTTLSTPHQLILFPKAKALPKDIAHGALLASVLKRRDMKAEELAKSPVAANAADGTLVAWAMLDDKKDAFAQQVVVRKALQLLLEEQPKALGIAVSGATAQRAAELAVYGAWVNASLLPVHKNKDERKPLQKIMLTGSVDRKPFDALRAQAEGNLLCRELTILPPNELTPGNYRARIRKLAQTNGWKFEEFTMPRLRKMGAGAFVAVAQGSDPEDAAIVHLTYKHPKAKQTVALVGKGICFDTGGHNLKPSRYMHNMHEDMNGSAVSLGILLAASQQKLPVNIDCWLALAQNHISPKAYKQNDIVQALNGLFIEIVHTDAEGRMVLADTLTLASRAKPDLMIDFATLTGSMASALGARYSGVFATSDELAQRAVATGKQTGERLCAFPQDEDYEAELESKVADIKQCTLAGEADHILATRFLKRFVENDTPWLHVDLSSSRCEGGLGMVAHEVNGFGVAWGLRMLQG, from the coding sequence ATGACCCTCGCTGCACTCACCTTCACAACCACCCTTTCCACCCCCCACCAACTCATCCTCTTCCCAAAGGCCAAGGCGCTGCCGAAGGACATCGCGCACGGCGCGTTGCTCGCCAGTGTGCTCAAGCGCCGCGACATGAAGGCTGAGGAGCTGGCGAAGTCGCCCGTCGCGGCGAATGCGGCAGATGGCACGCTGGTGGCCTGGGCGATGCTGGACGACAAGAAGGATGCGTTCGCGCAGCAGGTGGTGGTGCGCAAGGCGCTGCAACTGTTGCTGGAAGAGCAGCCCAAGGCGCTGGGCATCGCGGTGTCGGGTGCCACGGCGCAGCGTGCGGCGGAGCTGGCAGTGTATGGCGCGTGGGTGAATGCGAGCCTGTTGCCGGTGCACAAGAATAAGGACGAGCGCAAGCCGCTGCAGAAGATCATGCTGACCGGAAGCGTGGACCGCAAACCGTTCGATGCGCTGCGCGCGCAGGCCGAAGGCAACCTGCTGTGCCGCGAGCTGACCATCCTGCCGCCAAACGAGCTGACACCGGGCAATTACCGCGCACGCATCAGGAAGCTGGCGCAGACCAATGGTTGGAAGTTCGAGGAGTTCACCATGCCCAGGCTGCGCAAGATGGGCGCGGGTGCGTTCGTGGCGGTGGCGCAGGGCAGCGACCCGGAAGATGCGGCCATCGTGCATCTCACCTATAAACATCCGAAGGCGAAACAGACCGTGGCGTTGGTGGGCAAGGGTATCTGCTTCGATACCGGCGGCCACAATCTCAAGCCTTCGCGCTACATGCACAACATGCATGAAGACATGAACGGCTCGGCCGTGTCGCTCGGGATCCTGCTTGCGGCAAGCCAGCAGAAGCTGCCGGTGAATATCGACTGCTGGCTGGCGCTGGCGCAGAACCACATCAGCCCCAAGGCCTACAAGCAGAACGACATCGTGCAGGCGCTCAATGGCCTGTTCATCGAGATCGTGCATACCGATGCCGAGGGGCGCATGGTGCTGGCCGACACGCTCACGCTGGCCTCGCGTGCCAAGCCCGACCTCATGATCGACTTCGCCACGCTCACCGGCAGCATGGCGAGCGCCCTGGGTGCGCGCTATTCCGGCGTGTTTGCCACCAGCGACGAACTGGCGCAGCGCGCAGTGGCGACCGGCAAGCAAACCGGCGAACGCCTGTGCGCCTTCCCGCAGGATGAGGATTACGAAGCCGAGCTGGAGTCCAAGGTGGCCGACATCAAGCAGTGCACGCTGGCAGGCGAAGCCGACCACATCCTCGCCACGCGCTTCCTCAAGCGCTTTGTGGAGAACGATACCCCCTGGCTGCATGTGGACCTGTCGTCCAGCCGCTGCGAAGGCGGGCTGGGCATGGTGGCGCATGAAGTGAACGGGTTCGGCGTGGCGTGGGGGCTGCGCATGTTGCAAGGCTGA
- a CDS encoding thymidylate synthase: protein MRQYLDLMQHVLDHGTKKSDRTGTGTTSVFGYQMRFDLAKGFPLVTTKKCHLKSIIHELLWFLQGSTNIKYLKDNGVSIWDEWADEQGELGPVYGKQWRSWEAVDGRVIDQIRIAVDQIRNNPDSRRIIVSAWNVGELDKMALAPCHAFFQFYVVDGKLSCQLYQRSADIFLGVPFNIASYALLTMMMAQVCGLQYGDFVHTFGDAHLYSNHMEQTALQLSREPRPLPIMKINPAVKDIFGFSFEDFTLEGYDPHPAIKAPVAV from the coding sequence ATGCGCCAATACCTTGATTTGATGCAACACGTGCTGGATCACGGCACCAAGAAATCCGACCGCACCGGCACCGGCACCACCAGCGTGTTCGGCTACCAGATGCGCTTCGACCTTGCCAAAGGCTTTCCGCTGGTCACCACCAAGAAATGCCACCTGAAGTCCATCATCCATGAACTGCTGTGGTTCCTGCAGGGCAGCACCAACATCAAGTACCTCAAGGACAACGGCGTCAGCATCTGGGACGAGTGGGCGGACGAGCAAGGCGAGCTGGGGCCGGTGTACGGCAAGCAGTGGCGTTCGTGGGAGGCGGTAGATGGCCGCGTGATCGACCAGATCAGGATCGCCGTCGACCAGATCAGGAATAATCCCGATTCGCGCCGCATCATCGTCTCGGCCTGGAACGTGGGCGAGCTCGACAAGATGGCGCTGGCGCCCTGCCACGCGTTCTTCCAGTTCTACGTGGTGGACGGCAAGCTCTCATGCCAGCTCTACCAGCGCAGCGCGGACATCTTCCTCGGCGTGCCGTTCAACATCGCCAGCTACGCATTGCTCACCATGATGATGGCGCAGGTGTGCGGCCTGCAATACGGCGATTTCGTGCATACCTTCGGCGACGCGCACCTGTACTCCAACCACATGGAGCAGACCGCGCTGCAACTGTCGCGCGAACCGCGCCCGCTGCCGATCATGAAGATCAATCCCGCCGTGAAGGATATCTTCGGCTTCAGCTTCGAGGATTTCACGCTGGAAGGCTACGACCCGCATCCCGCCATCAAGGCTCCCGTCGCGGTATGA
- a CDS encoding dihydrofolate reductase, which yields MSLSIIVAMARNRTIGVNNMLPWHCPEDLKHFKALTMGHHMIMGRKTFDSIGKPLPGRTTVVVTRNTDLAISGCVVVHSLQEAIAACAGDQEIFVVGGAELYRQALPLMDTLYITEIQQDVEGDAHFPAFSMADWEETSRDARSQETPQPLNYHFVTYRRK from the coding sequence ATGAGCCTGTCCATCATCGTTGCGATGGCGCGCAATCGCACCATCGGCGTCAACAACATGCTGCCGTGGCACTGCCCTGAGGACCTGAAGCACTTCAAGGCACTGACCATGGGGCACCACATGATCATGGGACGCAAGACCTTCGACTCCATCGGCAAGCCGCTGCCCGGGCGCACCACGGTGGTGGTCACGCGCAACACGGACCTGGCGATATCCGGTTGCGTCGTTGTGCACTCGCTGCAGGAAGCCATCGCCGCCTGCGCGGGCGACCAGGAAATCTTTGTCGTGGGTGGTGCCGAACTTTACCGCCAGGCACTGCCGCTGATGGACACACTCTACATCACCGAGATACAGCAGGATGTGGAAGGCGATGCGCATTTCCCTGCATTCAGCATGGCCGACTGGGAAGAGACCTCACGCGACGCACGATCGCAAGAGACACCACAGCCGCTGAATTACCACTTCGTAACCTATCGCAGGAAATAG
- a CDS encoding trehalose-6-phosphate synthase — translation MKLSLRFVLPLILVLAAIAYIVAPLVDQLTLRWFMRDLDMRSSLIANTIQEPLLDLLEADKRTKIVDFFNRITKDERLYAIGYCASSAGTALASRSMPPDIHCTNLDRWASSPDHLMHSPQGPLLVSVMPMASAATPDARLVLVHDMSFITHRSEETKRYLFYFFMGLALVISLVTVIVAQLSWRGWMAGVRSLLRGEGLLWQLAAGVQPSMPEFKPIARDLQRLVRELEAETRARDEDQITWSPESLRSILHSELRGEDVVVVSNREPYLHQRKGTRIEVQRPASGLVTALEPIMRACSGTWIAHGSGSADREVVDKHDRIAVPPEKPAYQIRRVWLTREEEAGYYFGFSNEGLWPLCHIAHVRPTFRTSDWEQYVAVNRKFAKAVVSESRTKNPIILVQDYHFALLPKMIREELPDATIITFWHIPWPNPESFAICPWRNEVLEGLLGSSILGFHTQFHCNNFVDTVDRFIEARVDRESFTVSCGGKPTAVRRYPISISWPPEADLMAKPVSDCRRDMRQANGLPLEHKLGVGVDRLDYTKGIMERFRAIERLLELNPEWIGRYTFVQIAAPTRSGIEEYQHHETQVRNMAMRINERFSARGVPPIVLKVEHHEPREVYEYFRAADLCFVSSLHDGMNLVAKEFVAARDDDRGVLILSQFTGAARELPEALIVNPYDADQCAAALHIALTMPTEEQRDRMRLMRGLVAEFNVFRWAGRMLLDAAAMRRRSHLIGKNGGGAI, via the coding sequence ATGAAACTCTCGCTACGCTTCGTGCTGCCGCTGATCCTGGTGCTGGCCGCAATTGCCTATATCGTCGCACCGCTGGTCGACCAGTTGACCCTGCGCTGGTTCATGCGCGACCTCGACATGCGTTCGTCGCTGATCGCCAACACCATCCAGGAACCGCTGCTGGATCTGCTTGAAGCGGACAAGAGAACCAAGATCGTCGATTTCTTCAACCGCATCACCAAGGACGAACGACTATATGCCATCGGCTACTGCGCCTCGTCCGCCGGAACGGCATTGGCCAGCCGCTCCATGCCCCCGGATATCCATTGCACGAACCTTGATCGCTGGGCGAGTTCGCCGGATCATCTGATGCACAGCCCCCAGGGGCCGCTGCTTGTGTCGGTGATGCCCATGGCGAGTGCCGCAACCCCCGACGCTCGCCTGGTGCTGGTGCACGACATGAGCTTCATCACCCACCGCAGCGAGGAAACCAAGCGCTACCTGTTCTATTTCTTCATGGGGCTGGCGCTGGTCATCTCGCTGGTGACGGTGATCGTGGCCCAGTTGTCGTGGCGCGGCTGGATGGCCGGCGTGCGCTCCCTGCTGCGCGGCGAGGGACTGCTGTGGCAACTGGCGGCAGGCGTGCAGCCGAGCATGCCCGAATTCAAGCCCATCGCCCGCGACCTGCAGCGACTGGTGCGAGAGCTGGAAGCGGAGACCCGCGCCCGCGATGAGGACCAGATCACCTGGTCGCCGGAAAGCCTGCGCTCCATCCTGCACAGCGAACTGCGCGGCGAGGATGTCGTCGTCGTCTCCAACCGGGAACCCTATCTGCATCAGCGCAAAGGCACGCGCATTGAGGTGCAGCGTCCCGCCAGCGGCCTGGTCACGGCGCTGGAACCGATCATGCGTGCCTGTTCCGGAACCTGGATAGCCCACGGCAGCGGCTCGGCCGACCGCGAGGTGGTGGACAAGCACGATCGCATCGCGGTGCCGCCGGAAAAACCGGCATACCAGATCCGCCGCGTATGGCTGACCAGGGAGGAAGAAGCAGGCTACTACTTTGGCTTCTCCAACGAGGGACTGTGGCCGCTGTGCCACATTGCCCACGTGCGTCCGACCTTCAGGACCAGCGACTGGGAGCAATATGTCGCCGTGAACCGCAAATTTGCCAAGGCCGTGGTCAGCGAATCCAGGACGAAGAACCCCATCATACTGGTGCAGGATTACCATTTCGCCTTGTTGCCAAAGATGATCCGCGAAGAATTGCCGGATGCCACGATCATCACTTTCTGGCATATCCCCTGGCCCAACCCTGAATCATTCGCCATCTGCCCGTGGCGGAACGAAGTGCTCGAAGGGTTGCTGGGCAGCAGCATCCTCGGCTTCCATACGCAGTTCCACTGCAACAACTTCGTCGATACCGTGGATCGATTCATCGAAGCGCGCGTGGACCGCGAATCCTTCACCGTATCCTGCGGCGGCAAGCCCACCGCCGTGCGCCGCTACCCCATCTCCATTTCGTGGCCGCCGGAAGCAGACCTGATGGCCAAACCCGTGAGCGACTGCCGCCGCGACATGCGGCAAGCGAACGGCCTTCCGCTGGAACACAAGCTCGGCGTGGGCGTGGATCGGCTCGATTACACCAAGGGCATCATGGAACGCTTCAGGGCCATCGAGCGCCTGCTGGAGCTGAATCCGGAATGGATAGGCCGCTACACCTTCGTCCAGATCGCCGCACCGACACGTTCCGGCATCGAGGAATACCAGCATCACGAGACGCAGGTGCGCAACATGGCGATGCGCATCAACGAACGCTTCAGCGCGAGGGGTGTCCCTCCCATCGTGCTCAAGGTCGAACACCACGAGCCGCGCGAGGTGTACGAGTACTTTCGCGCCGCCGACCTGTGCTTCGTCAGCAGCCTGCACGACGGAATGAACCTGGTGGCCAAGGAATTCGTCGCCGCGCGCGACGACGACCGCGGCGTACTCATCCTTTCCCAGTTCACCGGCGCGGCACGCGAACTGCCCGAGGCGCTGATCGTCAATCCGTACGATGCAGACCAGTGCGCCGCCGCCCTGCACATCGCGCTCACCATGCCGACCGAGGAGCAGCGGGATCGCATGCGGCTGATGCGGGGCCTGGTGGCCGAATTCAACGTCTTCCGCTGGGCCGGCCGCATGCTGCTGGATGCTGCGGCCATGCGCCGCCGCAGCCATCTGATCGGCAAGAATGGCGGCGGGGCGATATAG
- the otsB gene encoding trehalose-phosphatase, which produces MRIHLPPAASISWSYFLDVDGTLIDIADTPDAACIDASLLDLIARLYRASGGAVALVSGRALSDLENRLGALRLPLAGQHGLERRDAAGRLWIHAAPPAAKHAIKQALAPALARHPGLLLEDKGLTLALHYRQAPHLAAYARRSMVRLANDANAGLEVQFGKRVAEVKPSGIDKGTAISEYLAESPFRGRRPVFIGDDLNDEHGFAEVNRLDGISIKVGHGSSCARYRLPDVTAARQWLDNALQEVT; this is translated from the coding sequence ATGCGCATCCACCTTCCTCCCGCGGCCAGCATCTCATGGTCGTATTTCCTCGATGTCGATGGCACCCTGATCGACATCGCCGATACGCCGGATGCCGCCTGCATCGATGCCTCCCTGCTCGACCTGATCGCGCGCCTGTACCGGGCAAGCGGCGGGGCCGTGGCATTGGTCAGCGGAAGGGCGCTGTCCGATCTCGAGAACCGGCTTGGTGCGCTGCGCCTGCCGCTGGCAGGCCAGCACGGACTGGAACGGCGCGATGCCGCCGGCCGCCTGTGGATACATGCCGCGCCGCCTGCGGCCAAGCACGCGATCAAGCAGGCACTGGCGCCGGCGCTGGCGCGTCATCCGGGCCTGCTGCTCGAGGACAAGGGGCTGACGCTGGCGCTGCATTACCGGCAGGCTCCCCATCTGGCCGCCTATGCGCGCCGCTCGATGGTCCGGCTGGCCAACGATGCCAATGCCGGTCTTGAGGTGCAGTTCGGAAAACGCGTGGCGGAAGTAAAACCTTCCGGCATCGACAAGGGAACGGCCATATCGGAGTATCTTGCAGAGTCGCCGTTCCGGGGGCGCCGTCCGGTCTTCATCGGCGACGACCTCAACGATGAGCATGGCTTCGCCGAGGTGAACAGGCTGGATGGCATCTCGATCAAGGTCGGTCACGGCAGCAGTTGCGCCCGCTACCGGCTGCCCGACGTTACAGCAGCGAGACAGTGGCTGGACAATGCCCTGCAGGAGGTGACATGA